One Spinacia oleracea cultivar Varoflay chromosome 4, BTI_SOV_V1, whole genome shotgun sequence DNA segment encodes these proteins:
- the LOC110786518 gene encoding peptidyl-prolyl cis-trans isomerase has translation MSNPKVFFDMAVGGQPAGRIVMELYADVVPKTAENFRALCTGEKGNGRRGKPLHYKGSAFHRVIPGFMCQGGDFTAGNGTGGESIYGEKFADENFVRKHTGPGILSMANAGANTNGSQFFICTEKTEWLDGKHCVFGQVVEGMDVVRAIEKVGSGSGKCSRPVVIADCGQL, from the coding sequence aTGTCGAACCCAAAGGTCTTCTTTGACATGGCTGTTGGTGGCCAACCTGCCGGAAGAATCGTCATGGAGCTGTACGCCGATGTTGTTCCCAAAACCGCCGAGAATTTCCGCGCACTCTGCACCGGAGAGAAGGGAAACGGCCGCAGGGGAAAGCCACTCCACTACAAGGGCTCCGCCTTCCACCGTGTCATCCCCGGATTCATGTGCCAAGGAGGTGATTTCACCGCCGGAAACGGTACCGGTGGCGAGTCAATCTACGGTGAGAAGTTCGCCGATGAGAACTTCGTAAGGAAGCACACTGGTCCAGGAATCCTTTCCATGGCCAATGCTGGTGCCAACACCAACGGGTCACAGTTCTTCATCTGTACCGAGAAGACCGAGTGGCTCGATGGAAAGCACTGTGTTTTCGGTCAGGTGGTTGAAGGCATGGACGTTGTTAGGGCTATTGAGAAGGTTGGATCTGGCAGTGGAAAGTGTTCTCGCCCTGTTGTCATTGCTGACTGCGGTCAACTTTAA